The Paracholeplasma brassicae genome contains a region encoding:
- a CDS encoding cob(I)yrinic acid a,c-diamide adenosyltransferase — protein MKIYTKRGDLGETDLIGKRTLKSDVIIELVGQIDEACVRIAYCKHEINHQEVLDELSSINNHLFTISSALVDVNHRLNLSISDQSVASLEMKIDQIEASLVPLKNFITYDGTLAAIHISSLRSQIRSIERLLVKVEANKEMIQYVNRLSDYLFVLMRQINKEAGNKEKKLETIK, from the coding sequence TTGAAAATATACACCAAACGTGGTGATTTAGGCGAGACCGATTTAATCGGCAAAAGAACTTTAAAATCCGATGTGATTATTGAACTTGTTGGACAAATCGATGAGGCGTGTGTACGTATTGCTTATTGTAAGCATGAGATAAATCATCAAGAGGTTCTTGATGAACTTTCTTCAATCAATAATCACTTGTTTACGATTTCCTCGGCATTAGTTGATGTCAATCACCGATTGAATTTATCGATAAGTGATCAGAGCGTTGCTTCACTTGAGATGAAGATAGATCAAATAGAAGCGTCATTGGTACCACTGAAAAATTTTATTACATACGACGGCACACTAGCTGCAATACACATATCAAGCCTACGAAGCCAAATTAGAAGTATTGAGCGACTACTTGTTAAAGTAGAAGCAAACAAAGAAATGATTCAGTATGTGAACCGACTGAGCGATTATTTGTTTGTGTTGATGAGACAAATAAATAAGGAAGCGGGAAACAAAGAGAAGAAGTTAGAAACAATCAAATAG